The uncultured Desulfuromonas sp. genome contains the following window.
CATCTCGGCCAATTCAATCTCTTTGTACGTGGGAGCACCAAAGGAGGCACCATTGACGGCGGCATCCTGAATCGCACGAACCACCTCGGGGTGGCAATGGCCGAGAATCATCGGACCCCAGGAACCGACATAATCGATGTAGCTTTGGTGGTCGGCATCGTAAATACGGCTGCCTTCGGCACGTTCGATAAACAATGGATCGCAACCGACCGATTTAAAAGCGCGGACCGGGCTGTTGACTCCACCGGGGATAACCTCTTTAGCCTTGGTAAAATAATCGTGCGAACAATCATGTTTCATAACAACTCTCCCAGAGCGATGTTGGTGTTTAATCAATGAAGTGGTACAGTGTCGAACGCAGCCGCAGTGCCGGTTTTACGCACTCTGCACTGTCAGGGCGACGCTTTGGACGCTAGCATATCGTCTTAACGCTTGTCAAGAAAAGCTGCTGGTGATTATCCCCCTGTTTTTAAGGGGTTAGGGCGAGGTTTTTCAATGATTTTAGGAGTAACCGGAGGAATTGCCAGCGGTAAAAGTACCGTTGTGGCTTTACTGGCTGATCTGGGAGCCCAGGTGGTCAGTGCCGACCAGTTGTCACGGGATCTGGTCGAACCGGGGCAACCCGCTCTGGCCGCGCTGGTTACGCGGTTTGGGGAAACGATTCTCAACTCGGATGGAACCCTGGATCGTAAGGGACTTGGAGAGCGGGTGTTTGCCGATCCTGAGGCTCGGCGTGATCTCGAAGCCATTCTCCATCCGGCGATTGCCAAGCTTTCCCGGCAGCGCCTGCAACAAGCCGTGGATCAGGTGGGGCCGGACGGTCTGGTGGTTTATGAAGCGCCGTTGCTCTACGAAGCCGGAGCCGAAGATCGGGTTGATCGGGTGCTGACCGTGACGGTGGCTGAAGATGTACAGCTGCAGCGTCTGACGAAGCGCGATCAGTGTGATGTCACCGCAGCCCAGCAACGCATCGACGCCCAGATGCCGCAAGAGGAAAAAGCGCGCCGAGCCGATTATGTCCTTGATAATTCGGCGGATCTGCCCGCCCTGAAAAGCAAAGTACACCAACTGTTTTATCAGCTCTGTCCTCACGCTGCGCAGCTCTGAACCGGCTCCTTACACAACCCTCATCCGTGCCTTATATGAAACGCCATAATCAGCGACAACTGATGATGGAGAGAATTGTATGGCACAGATCGATTTACACGTCCACTCGAAGTATTCCAACCACCCTTCCGAATGGTTTCTGCAACGTCTCGGCGCCTCCGAATCCTACACCGAACCGGAGACCATCTACAAACTGGCCCGGCAACGCGGCATGGATTTCGTCACCATCACCGACCACAATCGCATCAAGGCATCGATGGAGCTGGTGGAAAAATATCCGCAGCATTGTTTCAGCGGGGTGGAGGCCACGGCCTATTTTCCCGAGGACAAATGCAAGATCCATGTGCTGATTTTCGGGTTGGATCGCGACCAGTTCAGCAAGATTCAGAAGAAACGGAAAAACATTTACAAATTGCGCGACTATCTGCGCCAGGAAGATCTGGCCTGTGTAGTGGCGCATGCCACCTATGCGGTCAACAATCGCCTGACCATTGATCATCTGGAAAAGCTGATCGTGTTGTTTAACAATTTTGAAGGACGCAACGGCAGCCGCAGCGTGCTCAATAACGATATTCTCTCCCAGGTGCTACAGGGATTGACCCCGGACGATGTAGAACATCTGGCGCAAAAGCACGATCTCGCGCCTTGGGGGAGCACTCCGTGGCTGAAAGGGCTGACCGGAGGCTCTGATGACCACGCCGGGCTGTTTATCGGCAAGACTTCGACCCGCGTTGAAGCACGCACGCCTCAGGAGTTTCTCGATCAGCTCAAACGCGGTGCCACGGAGCCCTGCGGACGGCAAAACGATTTTCAGGGGCTGACTTTTGCCATCTACAAAATCGCCTTCGATTTCTCCCAGCACAACAGCACCGCTTTTGCCCAGTCAACCCTCAGCGATCTGACCCGCTACCTGTTCAGCGATAAAAAGCTCAGCTTCAAGGACCGGCTGCGTTTGAACAAGATGAAGTCGAAAAAAAACAATCAGGTCTATCAGAACTTGGTGCAGCTCATCGAGACCAGCCGCACGCTGCAACAGGATGATATTGATTCGCGTCTTGATCTGCTCTACGACTGCATTGCCAATATCTCCGACCAGTATTTCCGCTCCCTGTTCGGTTCGCTCAACACCAATATTACCGAGATGGATATTATCCGCATCATCCAGGGGCTGTCGTCGTCGATTCCGGGAATTTTCCTGTCGGTGCCGTTCTTCTCCTCGTTCCGGCACATGTTCGGTGACCGTCAGTTAATCAATGAGTTTCATGGCCGCCTTGGCAAGCAGGTGCCGCGCAATTCCAAGCGCATTTTGTGGCTGACCGATACGCTGACCGATCTCAACGGCGTGTCCATGACCTTGCAGACCATTGGTCATCTGGCCGAAGAAAAAGGGTTTGCCATCCGGATTATGACCAGTCTGACCGATGAACAAAAACAGTCCGGACTGCCGCAGTCGACACTGATTGTGCCGCCGCTCTATTCAACGGCCTTGCCCCATTACGAGGACATCACCGTTAATGTGCCGTCGGTGTTGCGTATGCTGAAAATGGTCTACGATTACAATCCCGATGAGCTGTACATCTCGACCCCAGGACCGATGGGCCTGCTTGGTCTGCTGATTGGCCGCATGCTCGGCACCGAAGTCAAAGGGATTTATCATACCGACTTTACCGTGGAGTCGCAGTCCATCATCGATGAACCGGCGATCTGTGACATGATCGAACAGTACAGCAAGTGGTTTTTCAACCAGTTTGACACTCTGCTGGTGCCGACCAGCGAGTACATGCATCTGCTCAAGGAGCGTGGCTATCGCCATCGCCATATGGCCCTGTTTCGGCGTGGGCTGCGCACTGAGCACTTTTGCCCGATGGAGCGTCCTTCTCCGGAGCTATCCGGGCGGCGGCGCTTGCTCTATGTCGGTCGGGTGTCCAAAGATAAAAATCTCGACTTTTTGTTGGAGGTGTATCGCAAAGTGCGCCAACGGCATCCCGACATCTGCCTGAGCATTGCCGGTGCCGGTCCCTATTTAGGCGAGATGAAACTGGCCTGTCGTGACCTGCCCGAGGTGGCGTTTCTCGGTCGGGTCGCTTATGACGAACTCCCCTTGGTGTACAACAGTCATGACCTGTTTGTTTTTCCCAGCCTCAGCGACACCTTCGGCATGGTGGTTCTTGAAGCTCAGGCCTGCGGCGTGCCGGCTCTGGTCGCCGATATCGGAGGACCCAAGGAAATTGTCGTCGATGGTGAAACCGGCTATGTGCTTTCCTCCGAATCCATTGATGGTTGGGTTGATCGGCTTGACAGCCTGCTGTCGGATCTGGAAGGAGATCGCAGTGACTATCAGCGCTTGTCCCAAGCGGCCCGGCAACGGGTCGAGCAGTGTTTCAGTTGGGACAGCATTTTGTTGGACATGACCCGTCCTGCGGATACCCCCTTGCCGCGTTTGTCGCGGCATCGTCATCAACCCGGTCTCGGTGGACTGCTGAAGCTGGCCTCCAACATGATGGTACACTCTTATGACTGAAAAGATTTCTCCGCTGGGCGAGGCCCTTAAAGTCACCGGCCGCCTGCTGCGTTCCGGTCGGGTCCCCGGCCAGTTGATCATTCAATACACCGATCGTTGCAATGCCACCTGTCCGCAGTGCGGCATGCGGGTGACCAACGATTTTGCGCGTACCACTCTGGCCGAACAGCGTGTGGCTGAGATGATTCGTCATGCCGCTGATCACGGCGTTGCCGCGCTGTCTTTTACCGGCGGCGAACCGTTTATGTGTCTGGATGAAGTCTGCCGTCTGGCAACCGTGGCCGGCGCACATAAGATTCCCTATATTCGAACCGGCACCAACGGCTACCTGTTTCGCGGTGCCGAGAATGCGGATTTTAGCGATCGTATGAAGACGCTGGCCGATAAATTATCTGCCACGCCACTACGCAATATCTGGGTGAGTATCGATTCCTCCGATGTGGATACTCACGAACAGATGCGCGGCCTGCCCGGCGTGATCAAAGGGGTGGAAAAGGCGCTGCCGATCTTTGCCGAGCGCGGGCTGTACCTGTCGGCCAATCTTGGGATTAACCGGAATTTTTCCGGGCGCGACAAGGATCGGGATCATCTCGACTATCCGTTCTTTCGTGCCGGGTTTGACCGGTTCTACCGCTTTGTGACGGAGCTTGGTTTTACCATTGCCAATGTATGTTATCCGATGCATGGTGACGATGATTCCGATCAGGCCGTCTATGCGGCCACAGCCACGGATCGGGTGGTGAGTTTTACCTACGAAGAGAAGCTTAACCTGTTTCAAGCCTTATCTGATGCCATTCCCGGTCATCGGCAGAACATCCGTATTTTTACCCCACGCTGCAGCCTGCACGCCCTGTTGCAGCAGTATCGTGGCCGTGAGGAGCTGACAACGCCCTGTCGGGGCGGCATCGATTACTTTTTTGTCGACAGTCAAACCGGGCACAGCTACCCGTGCGGCTACCGTGGCGATGAGGATCTGGGGCGTTTTGAAGAGATGACCCCACCGTCCTGTTCTGCCGCTCAAGAGTGCCGCCGCTGCGACTGGGAATGCTTTCGCGACCCGACCGAGCTGTTTTCACCGCTGCTCGATCTGCGCCTGGCACCGGGACGATTGATGCAGCGGCTGTGGAAAGACCGCACCTTCTACCGCCTGTGGCGTGAAGACCTGCGTTACTACCGCGCCTGCGAGTTTTTTGACGGTCGCCGCAACCTTGACCGGGAAAAGTTG
Protein-coding sequences here:
- the coaE gene encoding dephospho-CoA kinase (Dephospho-CoA kinase (CoaE) performs the final step in coenzyme A biosynthesis.), whose amino-acid sequence is MILGVTGGIASGKSTVVALLADLGAQVVSADQLSRDLVEPGQPALAALVTRFGETILNSDGTLDRKGLGERVFADPEARRDLEAILHPAIAKLSRQRLQQAVDQVGPDGLVVYEAPLLYEAGAEDRVDRVLTVTVAEDVQLQRLTKRDQCDVTAAQQRIDAQMPQEEKARRADYVLDNSADLPALKSKVHQLFYQLCPHAAQL
- a CDS encoding glycosyltransferase, whose amino-acid sequence is MAQIDLHVHSKYSNHPSEWFLQRLGASESYTEPETIYKLARQRGMDFVTITDHNRIKASMELVEKYPQHCFSGVEATAYFPEDKCKIHVLIFGLDRDQFSKIQKKRKNIYKLRDYLRQEDLACVVAHATYAVNNRLTIDHLEKLIVLFNNFEGRNGSRSVLNNDILSQVLQGLTPDDVEHLAQKHDLAPWGSTPWLKGLTGGSDDHAGLFIGKTSTRVEARTPQEFLDQLKRGATEPCGRQNDFQGLTFAIYKIAFDFSQHNSTAFAQSTLSDLTRYLFSDKKLSFKDRLRLNKMKSKKNNQVYQNLVQLIETSRTLQQDDIDSRLDLLYDCIANISDQYFRSLFGSLNTNITEMDIIRIIQGLSSSIPGIFLSVPFFSSFRHMFGDRQLINEFHGRLGKQVPRNSKRILWLTDTLTDLNGVSMTLQTIGHLAEEKGFAIRIMTSLTDEQKQSGLPQSTLIVPPLYSTALPHYEDITVNVPSVLRMLKMVYDYNPDELYISTPGPMGLLGLLIGRMLGTEVKGIYHTDFTVESQSIIDEPAICDMIEQYSKWFFNQFDTLLVPTSEYMHLLKERGYRHRHMALFRRGLRTEHFCPMERPSPELSGRRRLLYVGRVSKDKNLDFLLEVYRKVRQRHPDICLSIAGAGPYLGEMKLACRDLPEVAFLGRVAYDELPLVYNSHDLFVFPSLSDTFGMVVLEAQACGVPALVADIGGPKEIVVDGETGYVLSSESIDGWVDRLDSLLSDLEGDRSDYQRLSQAARQRVEQCFSWDSILLDMTRPADTPLPRLSRHRHQPGLGGLLKLASNMMVHSYD
- a CDS encoding radical SAM protein; its protein translation is MTEKISPLGEALKVTGRLLRSGRVPGQLIIQYTDRCNATCPQCGMRVTNDFARTTLAEQRVAEMIRHAADHGVAALSFTGGEPFMCLDEVCRLATVAGAHKIPYIRTGTNGYLFRGAENADFSDRMKTLADKLSATPLRNIWVSIDSSDVDTHEQMRGLPGVIKGVEKALPIFAERGLYLSANLGINRNFSGRDKDRDHLDYPFFRAGFDRFYRFVTELGFTIANVCYPMHGDDDSDQAVYAATATDRVVSFTYEEKLNLFQALSDAIPGHRQNIRIFTPRCSLHALLQQYRGREELTTPCRGGIDYFFVDSQTGHSYPCGYRGDEDLGRFEEMTPPSCSAAQECRRCDWECFRDPTELFSPLLDLRLAPGRLMQRLWKDRTFYRLWREDLRYYRACEFFDGRRNLDREKLRLWRNPVLPSP